Genomic segment of Yoonia sp. R2331:
TCCGGCGCGGCCCATCGGGGTAAAGCGGGCGGCGCAACCGACCCTTGTCATTCATCAGGGTGCCGGCAAAATTTTCTTCTGACAGGATCAGCCGCCGGGCCCCTTGCGCGAGCACGTCAAAGGCCTGTGCATCCACGGTCTGCACTGGGCCTTTCGGCCCGTCTGCAATTGAAAACCGCTGCAACAAAGAGGGCTCGCCCCAGCGAAAGCTGCGCGGCCCGTGAAACTGCACGCCGTGCTGGCGCAGATCGTCCGTTGCTGCCAGCAAGGACCGTTGCAGATGGGTGGTGGCCGTCTTGTGCGCGCCGATATGCAGCGCGACAGTGGTCTGGTCTGGTTGCTTGTCCATAGGCTGCACCGCCGTCCCGATGATCACTGATGTCCGGGGAATGTGGTCTGGCAGGGGCACCAGGACTTGAACCCGGGACCTACGGTTTTGGAGACCGCCGCTCTACCAACTGAGCTATACCCCTAAGACCGAGGCATGGGTTAGCCCAGCCAAGCGGGCCGCGCAAGGGGCTGACTTGCACGGCACGCGTAAAATGTCATGAAGGGGCATGACATTGCGCAGGCGGATCGAACATTCAAAGCTGTTGGCGGGCGTTTTGGCCGGGTTGGCCGGGGCGTACCTGCGGTTTTGCCGGGCAACAACGCGCTGGCAGCGCGAAGGGTTTGACGATCTGGCGGCTGATCTGGCCGAGGGGCCAGTGCTGGTGGTGATGTGGCACGAGTGTTCGTTGATGGGCCCGCTCTTGTGGCCGCTTGAGATGGGACCACTGTCGACCCTTTACGCCAGTTCGCCGATTGGCCGTGTCTCGGGCGCGTTGCAGCGGCAATCGGGACTGCAGCCGATGGAAATGGCCGAGGGCACATCCAACTTGGCGGCGTCGCGCGTTGTGCTGCGCCGGGTGCGCGAAGGATCAAGCATTGGGATCGCTGCTGACGGGCCTTTGGGCCCTGCGCGGCAGGTCAAGGACGCGCCGCTTGATTGGGCTCGTGCGATGCAGCGCCCGGTTTACGGCTTTGCCTATCGCACGTCTCGTGGGCGAAAGCTGAAGACATGGGATCAGATGTGGCTGCCCCTGCCCTTCGCCCGCGGTCGGGTGGTTTTTGCGCGGTGGGACGGTGCGCCGGGGCGGCGAGACGACAACGCGGCGTGGCGGGACAGTCTGACCGGGTTTCTGAACGACCAGAGCGATCAGGTGGCGCGCCCGATCTGATCTGCCACAGCGCGGAGCGCGATCAGATCACCGCCGACAATCGCGGCCTCTTGCGCGCGGATGTCCGCAATCGGCCAGTCCCACCAGGCGATGGAGTTGAGGGCCGCAATCGTCGTGTCATCAAACCGCATGCGAATGACCCGCGCGGGGTTTCCGCCAACAATGGCATAATCCGGCACCTTGCCTGCCACCACGGCCCGGGCGGCCACAATCACGCCGTTGCCAATACTGGCACCGGGCATGACCGTCGCCCCCTGCCCCAGCCAGACATCGTGGCCCACGGTCGTGTCAGGGCCGGGATCAGGCATTGCAGGTGTGTCCAGCAGCCCGCCATCGAAGATGCCAAAGGGAAAGCTGGAAAACCCGTCGAACCGGTGATTGGCCGAGGATGTGATGAAGGTGACGCCATCCGCAATCTGGCAGAATTTGCCGATGCGCAGCATCTCCGGCGAGAACGGATAGAGGTAGGGTGCCAGGTGAAACGCCCAGTCATCGGGTGGCTGATGGGCGCTGGCATAGGTGAAGTCGCCGACGTCGAGCCGCGGGTGGTCCTTTGTCGCAGGGGTCAGAAAAACCGTGCCTGAATGATCCCGTGCGGACGCGAGTTTCATAGGGTAAAGCGTGTCGGGTGATGGGAATGTCGTCATGTCGATGGTGATAGCCCATCGTTCGCGCGACGGCAAAGCGGGCGGTGTCGTGGTTTGAGGTTCGCGACGGTTGTGCTGTGGTTAAGCCGGGGTTTTACCCCGGCTTGGGAAACGGTCACCGGTTGGCCAAAACGACACGAGGCGCTCTCCGCCCTCTGCGCACTTCCTTTGCCGGTGGCGAAAAATCCTTCGAAGGATTTTGACCAGACCTTTCGAAAGGTCTGGGGCGCGTAGGGTGGGATGCGTCACAGCAAAAGGCCGCCGGGTTTCTCCAGCGGCCTTTCTTCATTCTCAACCGGGTCAGGCCCAGAGATCGTCTGAGTGGGACGCTCTCATGACTTCTGCGAAGTCACTGCCGCATCCCACCCGGTGCGCGGGCTACGCCCGCACCCCGTTACTCAGTGATCTTCGAGACAACCCCGGCACCAACAGTGCGGCCGCCTTCGCGGATGGCGAAGCGCAGGCCTTCTTCCATCGCGATCGGCGCGATCAGCTCAACGTTGAACTTCAGGTTGTCGCCCGGCATCACCATTTCGGTGCCAGAAGGCAGCTCAACCGTGCCGGTCACGTCCGTTGTACGGAAGTAGAACTGCGGGCGGTAGTTGGCGAAGAACGGCGTGTGACGGCCACCTTCGTCCTTGGTCAGGATGTAGGCCTCGGCCTCGAACTTGGTGTGCGGCTTCACCGAACCCGGCTTACACAGCACCTGGCCACGCTCAACACCGTCACGGTCAACACCGCGCAAGAGCGCACCAATGTTGTCGCCAGCTTCACCGGAATCCAGCAGCTTGCGGAACATCTCAACACCGGTACAGGTGGTCTTGGAGGTGTCCTTGATGCCCACGATCTCGATCTCGTCGCCGACGTTGATCACGCCACGCTCAACACGACCGGTCACAACCGTACCACGGCCAGAGATCGAGAACACGTCCTCGATCGGCATCAGGAACGGCAGGTCAACCGCACGTGCAGGGGTCGGGATGTATTCGTCGACAGCGGCCATCAGGGCAACGATGCTGTCTTTGCCGATGTTGTCATCACGCTCTTCCATCGCGGCCAGGGCCGAGCCAGGGATCACAGGAATGTCGTCGCCGGGGTACTCGTAAGAGGACAGAAGCTCGCGGATTTCCATTTCCACCAGTTCCAGCAGCTCTTCGTCGTCCACCTGGTCAACTTTGTTCATGTAAACAACCATGTAGGGGATGCCCACCTGACGACCGAGCAGGATATGCTCGCGCGTTTGTGGCATCGGGCCGTCGGCTGCGTTCACCACCAGGATCGCGCCGTCCATCTGGGCGGCACCGGTGATCATGTTCTTGACGTAGTCGGCGTGGCCGGGGCAGTCGACGTGCGCGTAGTGACGCGCTTCGGTCTCATACTCAACGTGCGCGGTCGAGATGGTGATGCCGCGGGCCTTCTCTTCGGGCGCGCCGTCGATCTGGTCATAGGCCTGGAAGTCGCCAAAGTACTTCGTGATCGCCGCCGTCAGCGTCGTCTTGCCGTGGTCAACGTGACCAATGGTCCCGATGTTCACGTGCGGTTTATTCCGTTCAAACTTTGCCTTTGCCATGGTG
This window contains:
- a CDS encoding lysophospholipid acyltransferase family protein, which encodes MTLRRRIEHSKLLAGVLAGLAGAYLRFCRATTRWQREGFDDLAADLAEGPVLVVMWHECSLMGPLLWPLEMGPLSTLYASSPIGRVSGALQRQSGLQPMEMAEGTSNLAASRVVLRRVREGSSIGIAADGPLGPARQVKDAPLDWARAMQRPVYGFAYRTSRGRKLKTWDQMWLPLPFARGRVVFARWDGAPGRRDDNAAWRDSLTGFLNDQSDQVARPI
- the tuf gene encoding elongation factor Tu encodes the protein MAKAKFERNKPHVNIGTIGHVDHGKTTLTAAITKYFGDFQAYDQIDGAPEEKARGITISTAHVEYETEARHYAHVDCPGHADYVKNMITGAAQMDGAILVVNAADGPMPQTREHILLGRQVGIPYMVVYMNKVDQVDDEELLELVEMEIRELLSSYEYPGDDIPVIPGSALAAMEERDDNIGKDSIVALMAAVDEYIPTPARAVDLPFLMPIEDVFSISGRGTVVTGRVERGVINVGDEIEIVGIKDTSKTTCTGVEMFRKLLDSGEAGDNIGALLRGVDRDGVERGQVLCKPGSVKPHTKFEAEAYILTKDEGGRHTPFFANYRPQFYFRTTDVTGTVELPSGTEMVMPGDNLKFNVELIAPIAMEEGLRFAIREGGRTVGAGVVSKITE
- a CDS encoding CatB-related O-acetyltransferase — protein: MTTFPSPDTLYPMKLASARDHSGTVFLTPATKDHPRLDVGDFTYASAHQPPDDWAFHLAPYLYPFSPEMLRIGKFCQIADGVTFITSSANHRFDGFSSFPFGIFDGGLLDTPAMPDPGPDTTVGHDVWLGQGATVMPGASIGNGVIVAARAVVAGKVPDYAIVGGNPARVIRMRFDDTTIAALNSIAWWDWPIADIRAQEAAIVGGDLIALRAVADQIGRAT